AGAGGTCGCCGTCGGACACTTCCTCAACAGCCAGCGCGCCACCGGCGAGCGGCTTGGACACATCAACGGCACGGAGGGCACCGCGGACGGTGTTGTCATTCAAATATCGGGTCACCGCCGCGAAATGCTCACCCGGTACCAGCAATGTGGTGGCCAGGTTACGAAGCGCGCGCTCGGCGGCGGGACGCCATTGATCCTGACCGTCGGCGAGATCGATCAGCTCGCCACCAAACGGCATCCGCTCTTCGGGGACCCCGGTTGCCGCTGCGATGGCTGCCCGGTTTTCAATGCTCGACGGCGGCAGCAGGGACTTGCGCGTGCGCAAGGAAATCAGCTCCTGCTGAGCTGCGGCAAGCTCACGCTTCTTAGTGGCGTGGCCGTCAAAAGCCTCAAAGCGAAGCTCTTTGAGTGCCTCCGAATCGTCCTTCAACTCGGCCGAGCGGGCAGCTGCCTGCTCGTGGGCTTGGTCCCAGCCCTCGGCGGACCATTCAAGGTTCAGTCCGGCATCGGCCAAAGCCTTCTTCGCCGAATCCTCAACCTGCTGACGCAGCTTCAGGCCAACCCTGGCGTTCTCCAACGACTGCTCAATCGCCGAAATGGCGTTGCCGCCGCGGTTGTTGTAGTCCAGCTCAAGGTCGCGGAGTTCCTTGGCCAAATCATCCCGCACCGTGCGCTCGGCAGCCAGTTCCTGAGCCTTGGACTGAGCCAACTCCTTGAACCGGGCCAACGTCTTGGCATGGACCGTGACTGCAAGCTGCTGCTTGTAAGCCTCGAACTCTTCGCCAGCCAACTCACGGAGACGGTTCGCGTCCAGCAATGCCTGCGCGTACTCCTTGTTCAACCCCGGTACCGGAGCCAACTGGTCCCGCTGCTGCCGGACGTCCTCCAACCGTTGCCGAATGGACATCAGGTTGCTGAATTCCTCCACCACATCATCGGCTGCAGCCAACGTTGCAGGAGCATCAAGCACCTGATCGCGGAAGAACGTATTCACGCTGCCGCCCAAGCCCTTGCCGGCCTGGATCACGCGAAGCAGCGGAAGGGCCTGGTCAGAGTTGATGCCCAGAAGCCTGCGGAAGCGCTCGGCGAAGGCCTTGTGCACATCGAAGACCTGCCCATCCGGGAAAATCGACTCCAACGCGCCCTTGGTGAACCGCTTCTGCGCAATGCCCTCGATTGCCTCGAGGTCCAGCGGTTTGCTGTCAATGACATAGAAGCGCCCGACACTGGACTCCGTGCCGTTTTTCGGAAGGTCGAACAGCGCCGACACCGTCACCTTCGTGCCGGCTGCGTTATCAAACGTCAGCGCGACGGCGGACCACGTGGCACCAGGGCGCTGGAAGGCACTCGCCGAGCTGTCGCCGACCGCCTTATCACCAACCTTGCCGCGCATGTAAGTGAATGTGGTCCTCTTATCCTCTACAGCGCCACCGGAACGCTGGGCGGCGGCCTCGTTCGAGCGCGGGCGGGCATCGAAAACACGGAGCATCGCATCAAAAAGAGTCGACTTGCCGACGCCCGAATTACCCGTCAGGAGGGTGCCCTTGCGGTCCACGTGCATGGTGTGGGCGCCATGGAAGGTGCCCCAGTTAACCACCTGTACCAACGCGAGGCGCATCTGGCCTGGGTTCGTGAGCTCGCCGAGAGGGAGCATGCTTGCGATGGTCACTTGGCTGCCTCTTCTGTTGACGGGTCACTGTCCGCGGCGGTACGCACCATCGCAGGCCCGTCACCATCCCCGTCGTCCAACTCGTCATCTGAAGGGCTGGTTGGGTTGGAATCGGGATCGAGATCCAGGAGGGGCTCCGTGCCTGATTCGTCGGCTGCTACTGCTATCAGGGCCTCGATTTGGGCTGGGATGTCGCCGATGTTTTCGAAGGGCAGGGCCAGTGGGAGGGCGTTGCTGATGGTGTAGGTGTCGTCCAGCGGGGTGGGGAGGATGAGTTGGCGGGCCAGGAGTTTGGTGATGGTCCGGGTGACCACGTCGGAGTCGCGGAGGGCGTCCTGTTGGCCAGACGGCGTGTAGTTGGCCACGAGGTCTGAGATCTCTTCGCGGGTGATGGTGGGGTCCGTTTGGGCTGTGACATGGCGGTCCAGCAGGAGTCGCAGTCGCAGCAACACAATGGTTTCCACGCGGCTCAGGGCACGCTGCTGGCGCAGGATGCTGGAGCGGGAGCTGGCGCCGATCACTTCCGGGTCAACGGGTCGGAGGACTGCGATTTTGCGGTCGTGATCGAGCTGCAGGGTGAGGAACAGCTCGGAGAGGCGGCTGCGGAGGATCAGTTGGTTGTCCAGCAGCGTGGTCCACAGTTTCTCGTCGCGGCCACCGTCAATGTACGGGCCCTTGAGCAGTTTCACCAGCGCATGCCGAACCTTCATCGGCAACACTCCGGTATCGCCGGGGAAGAGAGCAGCGCCATCCACAAAAGTGTCCCGCGGAGTGATCCGGAAGGGGTCCGAGTGGCTGATTTCCGGAACCGGCTCAGCCTCCGCATCCAGCTCAGGCTCGACAACCTGCTCGGGCTCGACACCGACTTCAGCCACCGCTTCGGTGACGCTGTCCGCTGCGGTGACGTCCGTCGTCGTGATTTCTTCAGTCATCAGAATCCTCATTCAGCTTGACGACAGGCAGGTACGCCGTGCGGATGCTGCCGTCGATTTGTTCGAAGTCGATGTGTTCCCAGGTGGCCCTGTCAAAGGCTGCGCCCGTCTGAAGCGCCATGGACAGCAGGGTGCGCACGGTGTTGATGTGGCGTTCTTCGGCGGGCAGGTTTTCCCAGGCGTCGCCCAGGGTGGCGGCACCGGCCATGGCTGCCCGGACGACAGCAGGCTTGGCCTTTCCGGTGCGCGCCGACCGTACGCGGTCGGAGTCGCTGAAGGCGATGGGGTCGGCAAGGCGCGGGGGTGTTGCAAATTCGTCGGGGTCGAAAAGTTTGACCATGGCCAACGACTCGAACCCGGCGTTAAACAGCACGGGCCCGCGGACCAGACCGGGACGGTCTCGCTCGTACGGCATGGACCGGATGGCTTGCTCGGCTTCGGCAAGCACCTTGCGCAGGCTGACGGACTGCCTGACGTCGTCGCTCTGAATGTAGGTGTTCAGGCTTTCGGAGAGCTTGCCGTAGATTCGCTGGATCTGGCTGTGCTGATATCGCAACTCGGCCAC
The sequence above is a segment of the Arthrobacter sp. StoSoilB22 genome. Coding sequences within it:
- a CDS encoding DUF4194 domain-containing protein yields the protein MTEEITTTDVTAADSVTEAVAEVGVEPEQVVEPELDAEAEPVPEISHSDPFRITPRDTFVDGAALFPGDTGVLPMKVRHALVKLLKGPYIDGGRDEKLWTTLLDNQLILRSRLSELFLTLQLDHDRKIAVLRPVDPEVIGASSRSSILRQQRALSRVETIVLLRLRLLLDRHVTAQTDPTITREEISDLVANYTPSGQQDALRDSDVVTRTITKLLARQLILPTPLDDTYTISNALPLALPFENIGDIPAQIEALIAVAADESGTEPLLDLDPDSNPTSPSDDELDDGDGDGPAMVRTAADSDPSTEEAAK